Proteins from one Microtus pennsylvanicus isolate mMicPen1 chromosome 7, mMicPen1.hap1, whole genome shotgun sequence genomic window:
- the Rpl34 gene encoding large ribosomal subunit protein eL34, whose product MVQRLTYRRRLSYNTASNKTRLSRTPGNRIVYLYTKKVGKAPKSACGVCPGRLRGVRAVRPKVLMRLSKTKKHVSRAYGGSMCAKCVRDRIKRAFLIEEQKIVVKVLKAQAQSQKAK is encoded by the exons ATGGTCCAGCGTTTGACATACCGTCGTAGGCTCTCCTACAACACAGCCTCCAACAAAACTAGGCT GTCTCGAACCCCTGGCAACAGGATTGTTTACCTTTACACCAAGAAGGTTGGAAAAGCACCTAAATCAGCATGCGGTGTGTGCCCAGGCCGACTCCGAGGG GTTCGTGCTGTGAGACCAAAAGTCCTCATGAGATTGTCTAAGACAAAGAAGCATGTCAGCCGGGCCTATGGTGGCTCCATGTGTGCCAAGTGTGTCCGTGACAG gATCAAGCGGGCTTTCCTTATTGAGGAGCAGAAAATTGTTGTGAAAGTGTTGAAGGCACAAGCGCAGAGTCAGAAAGCGAAATAA